A stretch of Aureispira sp. CCB-E DNA encodes these proteins:
- a CDS encoding beta-ketoacyl synthase chain length factor, with translation MYIVDMSCISAQDTYNNAIFEEGVKVHTEPQYWAIEPKYKKMVPLNLLRRMSKSVRMGVGTGIPLIDRFKDSLDGIIIGSANGSIKKSISFLNQIVEYDEGTLTPTDFIQSTSNSIAGTLALMGKVTGYNNTHVNNGIAFECAILDALLLFEENAAQRLLLGGVEEISQANYNVDSLRGMFKEEKIDSTQLLDSDTPGTVSGEGAALFVVDAKPSELAIAQIVDVAQMIHPTTDEILAKTNAFLDRNGLTTTDIDALFLGYNGDNRTDYYYKNVQETLFPTQGVYTYKNLVGDYYTVSSFAVWLAANLFSGRTMPQEVIQKASTKPIERVLIYNHYEGTQHGFILMNKINR, from the coding sequence ATGTATATCGTTGACATGTCTTGTATCTCTGCTCAGGATACTTATAATAATGCTATTTTTGAAGAAGGGGTAAAAGTACACACCGAGCCTCAATATTGGGCAATAGAACCAAAGTATAAAAAAATGGTTCCTCTCAATTTGTTGCGTAGAATGAGCAAATCTGTCCGAATGGGAGTAGGGACTGGAATTCCTTTGATTGATCGTTTTAAAGATAGTTTGGATGGAATTATTATTGGTTCAGCCAATGGTTCTATCAAAAAGTCTATTAGCTTTTTAAATCAAATAGTAGAATATGATGAAGGTACTTTAACACCGACTGATTTTATTCAATCTACCTCTAACTCCATTGCAGGTACATTGGCTTTGATGGGAAAAGTAACAGGATACAATAATACGCATGTTAACAATGGAATTGCCTTTGAATGTGCGATACTGGATGCCTTGCTGTTGTTTGAAGAAAATGCTGCACAACGATTGTTATTGGGGGGCGTAGAAGAAATCTCTCAAGCTAATTATAATGTAGATTCTTTGAGGGGAATGTTTAAAGAAGAAAAAATTGATTCTACCCAGTTGCTCGATTCTGACACACCTGGTACTGTATCAGGAGAGGGAGCTGCACTTTTTGTTGTCGATGCTAAGCCTTCAGAGTTGGCCATTGCTCAGATTGTAGATGTGGCTCAAATGATACATCCAACAACGGACGAAATATTGGCAAAGACCAACGCGTTTTTAGATCGAAACGGGCTAACTACAACAGATATTGATGCGTTGTTTCTAGGGTATAATGGAGATAATCGAACCGATTATTATTATAAAAATGTACAAGAAACTCTTTTTCCAACACAAGGGGTTTACACGTACAAAAACTTAGTAGGAGATTATTATACCGTTTCTTCTTTTGCGGTGTGGCTTGCAGCTAACTTATTTTCAGGAAGAACAATGCCACAGGAAGTAATCCAAAAAGCATCCACCAAGCCTATTGAACGAGTGTTAATTTATAACCATTATGAAGGCACACAGCATGGCTTTATTTTGATGAACAAAATAAACAGATAA
- a CDS encoding beta-ketoacyl-[acyl-carrier-protein] synthase family protein, translating to MTRVLITGIGAISAIGKNAAENRSQLQKGQTGIGKATLMDTRYVDVFPFGEVPHSTEYLMEMAGIANEKGITRTDILATVALQEALTCAGMSAEEISAMDTAFVSASTVGGMSMTDELYRDGNKIGTPSEYLSSYICGAHTLKLTNRYQMKGLSTTFNTACSSSANSIMFGAKLIKSGRAKRAIVGGADGLAKFTVNGFNALRILSAKPCMPFDRDRSGLTLGEGAAFLILEAEELVGDKKVYGEVTGYGNTNDAFHPSSISDDAVGIIGSISQAIETAQLQPHQIDYINAHGTGTENNDISEMFGLSSVFGDIPPYQSTKPYTGHTLAAAGSIEAVFGLLSMEYSELYPSLNCVHPIEEYEARPITTYQRDYEIKHLLSNSFGFGGNCSSIILSKA from the coding sequence ATGACAAGAGTTTTAATAACTGGTATTGGAGCCATTTCAGCGATAGGTAAAAATGCTGCCGAGAATAGGAGTCAATTACAAAAAGGACAAACGGGTATAGGAAAAGCTACCCTAATGGATACTCGTTATGTAGATGTTTTTCCATTTGGGGAAGTTCCTCATAGTACAGAATATTTGATGGAAATGGCGGGAATAGCCAACGAAAAAGGCATTACCCGAACAGATATTTTAGCAACAGTTGCGTTGCAAGAAGCATTGACTTGTGCAGGAATGTCCGCAGAAGAAATCTCGGCAATGGATACCGCTTTTGTTTCTGCTAGTACGGTAGGAGGCATGTCCATGACGGATGAGTTATATCGAGATGGCAATAAAATTGGAACGCCTTCTGAGTATCTGTCTTCTTATATTTGTGGGGCACATACCTTAAAATTGACCAATCGTTACCAAATGAAAGGATTGTCAACAACCTTTAATACAGCCTGTTCTTCTTCGGCAAATTCTATTATGTTTGGCGCAAAATTGATTAAATCTGGTAGAGCCAAACGCGCTATTGTTGGTGGTGCAGATGGCTTAGCAAAGTTTACGGTCAATGGATTTAATGCTTTGAGAATTTTGTCCGCGAAGCCTTGTATGCCTTTTGATCGAGATCGTTCGGGGTTGACTTTGGGCGAAGGGGCTGCCTTTTTAATCTTAGAAGCAGAGGAGTTAGTTGGCGACAAAAAAGTATATGGAGAAGTAACAGGGTATGGGAATACCAACGATGCTTTTCATCCTTCTTCTATTTCTGACGATGCTGTAGGGATTATTGGTTCGATTTCGCAAGCTATTGAAACTGCTCAACTGCAACCACATCAAATTGACTATATCAATGCTCATGGAACTGGAACCGAAAATAATGATATTTCTGAAATGTTTGGCTTGAGTTCGGTTTTTGGAGATATTCCTCCTTATCAATCTACCAAGCCTTATACGGGGCATACCTTGGCAGCAGCAGGGAGTATTGAAGCTGTATTCGGTCTTTTATCTATGGAATATAGCGAATTATACCCCAGCCTCAATTGTGTTCATCCGATAGAAGAATATGAGGCTCGCCCCATCACAACTTATCAACGTGATTATGAAATAAAGCATTTATTGTCCAATTCCTTTGGTTTTGGTGGTAATTGCTCATCTATTATTCTTTCAAAAGCCTAG
- a CDS encoding phosphopantetheine-binding protein, whose protein sequence is METTELKEQLKQQIIDYLNLIDIEPEDMENDSPLFGPDGDLGLDSIDSVELLVLLEREYKLKITDPKEGRKVLVDVNSMAQYIIDNGKA, encoded by the coding sequence ATGGAAACAACAGAGTTAAAGGAGCAATTGAAACAACAAATTATTGATTATTTGAACTTGATTGATATAGAACCAGAGGACATGGAAAACGATTCTCCTTTATTTGGACCAGACGGTGACCTAGGTTTAGACTCTATCGACTCAGTAGAATTGTTGGTATTGTTAGAGCGTGAGTATAAATTAAAAATTACAGACCCTAAGGAAGGACGAAAAGTCTTAGTTGATGTCAATAGTATGGCTCAATATATCATTGATAACGGCAAAGCCTAA
- a CDS encoding ABC transporter permease, whose translation MFKLWVAIKKEFQILMYDKAGLAVMFGMPFLLVYVITIIQDSAFKIVNENKISILIVNKDKGAEGQKLVDLMKVSGLFDLSQKDSVQNIKQVMDQEDYLTGLVIASNFTEKITDKANLVSSTMMNELGLGEPNDLPKKIKLPALDFYHDPVLQENYCFSIINMVDAFLKSIEGELFINQMCEQLELTESPQQLKEAMIENRVPINRIPATTSDSDKLPNSTQHNVPAWTIFAMFFMVVSLGNNIVKERLNGSFIRLKTMPTSFSLVLGAKMLLYLAAAVAQVTLVFSSAKLTFPLLGLPELTLPSNQLGFVFMVLLSGLAAVSYAMLVGTMVRTQEQAHGFGSMSIVILAAIGGIWVPSFVMPEYMQTISLISPLNWCLEGFYILFLKGGSWAALQNVVIGLMIFIAVCLSFAFVKLKKDKII comes from the coding sequence ATGTTTAAGCTTTGGGTAGCCATAAAAAAAGAGTTTCAAATCCTTATGTATGATAAGGCAGGTCTAGCAGTGATGTTTGGAATGCCTTTTTTATTGGTGTATGTTATAACTATTATTCAAGATTCTGCGTTTAAGATTGTTAATGAAAATAAAATTTCTATCTTAATTGTCAACAAAGATAAAGGAGCAGAAGGGCAAAAGCTAGTTGATCTTATGAAGGTTTCTGGCTTGTTTGATCTATCCCAAAAAGATTCTGTACAGAATATAAAACAGGTGATGGATCAAGAGGATTATCTAACGGGTTTAGTAATTGCGAGTAATTTTACAGAAAAGATAACCGATAAAGCAAACTTAGTGAGTTCTACAATGATGAATGAATTAGGTTTGGGAGAACCCAATGACTTGCCCAAAAAAATCAAACTGCCTGCCCTCGATTTTTATCACGACCCTGTTTTGCAAGAGAATTATTGTTTTTCTATTATCAATATGGTGGATGCTTTTTTGAAGAGCATAGAGGGAGAATTATTCATCAACCAAATGTGTGAACAACTAGAGTTGACAGAGTCGCCACAACAGTTGAAAGAAGCTATGATTGAAAATCGGGTGCCTATTAATAGGATACCAGCGACAACTTCGGATAGTGATAAACTGCCAAATTCTACTCAGCATAATGTTCCTGCATGGACTATTTTTGCGATGTTTTTTATGGTGGTTTCTCTAGGAAACAATATCGTTAAAGAGCGTTTAAATGGTAGCTTTATCCGTTTGAAAACAATGCCAACAAGCTTTTCTTTAGTTTTGGGGGCAAAAATGTTATTGTATCTGGCAGCAGCCGTGGCACAAGTAACTTTAGTTTTTTCATCTGCAAAGCTAACCTTTCCTTTGTTAGGATTACCAGAGCTAACCTTGCCTTCCAATCAATTAGGTTTTGTATTTATGGTTTTGTTGAGTGGTTTGGCTGCGGTTAGTTATGCTATGCTTGTCGGAACAATGGTGCGGACTCAAGAACAGGCACATGGATTTGGCTCAATGTCGATTGTCATTTTAGCAGCAATAGGAGGAATTTGGGTGCCAAGCTTTGTAATGCCAGAATATATGCAAACAATCAGTCTAATTTCTCCATTAAATTGGTGTCTAGAAGGATTTTATATACTATTTTTGAAAGGAGGTTCTTGGGCTGCTTTACAGAATGTAGTGATCGGACTAATGATTTTCATCGCTGTTTGCTTAAGTTTTGCTTTTGTAAAGCTAAAAAAAGATAAAATTATATAA
- a CDS encoding ABC transporter ATP-binding protein: MSFNCIQIEEVSKRYKGAAKDSLKKVSLTIQTGDVYGILGPNGAGKTTLISILCGIIEASGGHVLYRDNNEEVNFQGIQPKIGFVPQEYALYQELTPVQNLEYFGALYNLSKEKIAARTTEILDVLGLSRVAHQRVETFSGGMKRRVNLAIGIIHEPSILFLDEPTVGVDVQSKVAILKFLNHLNAMGTTIIYTSHHLSEAQDFCNRIALIDQGEIIMKGEMETLLSTHAAKDLKSLFIQFTGEEYRD, translated from the coding sequence ATGAGTTTTAATTGTATTCAAATAGAGGAAGTTAGCAAACGCTATAAAGGAGCTGCAAAAGATAGCTTAAAGAAAGTTAGTTTGACAATTCAAACAGGAGATGTCTATGGGATTTTAGGTCCTAATGGAGCGGGAAAAACAACCCTCATTTCTATTTTGTGTGGCATCATAGAAGCATCTGGTGGGCACGTATTATACCGAGATAATAACGAAGAGGTGAATTTTCAGGGGATTCAGCCTAAAATTGGCTTTGTCCCTCAAGAGTATGCGTTGTATCAGGAATTGACGCCAGTGCAGAATTTAGAATATTTTGGAGCATTGTATAATTTATCAAAAGAAAAAATAGCTGCTCGAACAACAGAAATATTAGATGTCTTGGGATTGTCTCGTGTGGCACATCAACGAGTCGAAACATTTTCTGGCGGTATGAAGCGTAGGGTTAATTTGGCGATAGGAATTATTCATGAACCTTCTATCTTGTTCTTGGACGAACCTACAGTAGGCGTGGATGTACAAAGTAAGGTAGCCATTTTAAAGTTTCTCAACCATTTAAATGCAATGGGAACGACGATTATTTATACTTCTCATCATTTATCAGAGGCACAAGATTTTTGCAACCGAATTGCATTGATAGATCAGGGCGAAATTATCATGAAAGGTGAAATGGAGACATTATTATCTACTCATGCTGCAAAAGATTTAAAATCATTATTTATCCAATTTACAGGAGAAGAATACAGGGACTAA
- a CDS encoding BtrH N-terminal domain-containing protein — translation METITKDFNHIQTAHCENGVATSLLRYHGLDFMSEPLVFGLGVGLFYIHIPFMKINHGPAISFRTMPGEIFKRASRSLGIKIARKKFRNPVTAQTFLDQKITEGTPIGCQVGVFHLTYFPREYRFHFNAHNLIVYGKEEGRYLISDPVMETVTSLSPAELEDVRFARGPLAPRGHVYFPVNVPTITDAQLRKAIQIALRKNAWWMTQVRVPFIGSTGFNYTAKQIRKWRNKLGAKQAGLNLGQIVRMQEEIGTGGGGFRFIYAAFLEQAAERLQDDRLSRLSEQITRSGDLLRASAVRMAAIYKGRNTEQQHFEEVADGFDEIGALEKATFLELYKMKF, via the coding sequence ATGGAAACGATAACAAAGGACTTTAACCACATACAAACTGCCCATTGTGAAAATGGCGTAGCAACAAGCTTGTTACGGTATCATGGTTTGGATTTTATGTCTGAACCACTTGTATTTGGTTTAGGGGTCGGACTGTTTTATATCCATATTCCATTTATGAAAATAAATCATGGTCCAGCCATCTCTTTTCGTACGATGCCAGGAGAAATTTTTAAACGAGCTAGCCGTTCATTAGGAATAAAAATAGCTCGCAAAAAGTTTAGAAACCCTGTAACAGCACAAACTTTTTTAGATCAAAAAATAACGGAAGGTACTCCCATTGGTTGCCAAGTTGGGGTTTTTCATTTAACCTATTTCCCAAGAGAATACAGGTTTCATTTTAATGCACACAACCTAATTGTCTATGGAAAAGAGGAGGGGCGTTATTTAATTAGTGACCCAGTTATGGAAACGGTAACTAGTTTATCGCCAGCAGAATTAGAGGACGTCCGATTTGCTAGAGGACCTCTAGCACCTAGGGGACATGTCTATTTTCCTGTTAATGTTCCTACAATTACAGATGCACAATTAAGAAAAGCAATTCAAATAGCTTTGAGAAAAAATGCTTGGTGGATGACACAAGTACGAGTACCTTTTATAGGAAGTACAGGGTTTAATTATACCGCCAAACAGATCCGAAAGTGGAGGAATAAGTTAGGAGCAAAGCAAGCTGGTCTCAACCTTGGACAAATTGTTCGAATGCAGGAGGAAATTGGTACAGGTGGTGGCGGTTTTCGATTTATTTACGCTGCATTTTTAGAACAAGCGGCAGAACGATTACAAGACGATCGTTTGAGCCGACTTTCGGAACAAATCACTAGGTCTGGAGATTTGTTGCGTGCTTCAGCAGTTCGTATGGCTGCAATTTACAAAGGCAGAAATACAGAGCAACAACACTTTGAGGAGGTAGCAGATGGTTTTGATGAGATTGGTGCTTTGGAAAAAGCGACTTTCTTAGAATTATATAAAATGAAATTTTAG
- a CDS encoding beta-ketoacyl-ACP synthase III — MKEVYINKAAVFLPNKVVENNEMEEYLGYVNGKPSRSKAIVLRRNGIKKRYYALKKGGKSTHTNAEMTALAVKNLFNNDEAALKTIDLLCCGTSTPDQTMPSHGVMVHGYLPETRNIEVVSPSGVCCSGMHALKYAYMSIKIGDKKRAISTGSERIASMMTRDKFDEEILFAEKIEENPYLAFSKDFLRWMLSDGAGAFLVESEKNKSGLSLRVDWIEGCSYANEVEACMYAAADKNDSGELISYKDYDAKGLINASVMSIKQDVKLLSKNILRLGFDHLQRILKEKNKNVDELSYFLPHISSFFFEKPIEEILKENGMEIPKEKWFTNLATKGNVGAGSIYLMVEELMNSGTLKKGDQILLAVPESARFSYVFTWLTVC; from the coding sequence ATGAAAGAAGTATATATCAATAAAGCAGCAGTTTTTTTGCCTAATAAAGTGGTAGAAAATAATGAAATGGAAGAATATTTAGGTTATGTAAATGGAAAACCATCTCGCTCTAAAGCTATTGTATTACGAAGAAATGGCATAAAAAAACGGTATTATGCTTTGAAGAAAGGAGGAAAGAGTACGCATACCAATGCTGAAATGACCGCCTTGGCTGTGAAAAACCTCTTTAACAATGACGAAGCAGCGTTAAAAACAATTGATTTGCTTTGTTGTGGTACTTCTACTCCCGATCAAACAATGCCTTCACATGGTGTCATGGTACACGGTTACCTACCAGAAACTAGAAATATCGAAGTTGTTTCTCCTTCAGGTGTGTGTTGCTCTGGAATGCATGCGTTAAAATATGCTTATATGTCTATCAAGATAGGCGATAAAAAACGAGCGATATCAACTGGTTCAGAGCGTATTGCCTCTATGATGACAAGAGATAAATTTGATGAAGAAATCTTATTTGCTGAAAAAATAGAGGAAAACCCTTACCTCGCTTTTTCAAAGGACTTTCTCCGTTGGATGCTTTCCGATGGTGCTGGAGCTTTTCTAGTAGAGTCTGAGAAAAACAAAAGCGGTCTTTCTTTAAGAGTAGATTGGATAGAAGGCTGCTCTTATGCAAACGAAGTAGAAGCGTGTATGTATGCAGCGGCAGACAAGAATGATTCGGGAGAGTTGATTTCGTACAAGGATTATGATGCCAAAGGATTGATCAATGCTTCTGTTATGAGTATTAAGCAAGATGTTAAGTTGCTTAGTAAGAATATCTTGCGACTTGGTTTTGATCATCTACAAAGAATTCTAAAAGAAAAGAATAAAAATGTAGATGAGTTATCTTATTTCCTCCCACACATTTCTAGCTTCTTTTTCGAAAAACCCATCGAGGAAATTTTGAAAGAAAATGGAATGGAAATTCCCAAAGAAAAATGGTTTACCAATCTAGCAACCAAAGGGAATGTTGGGGCAGGTTCTATCTATTTGATGGTAGAAGAATTGATGAATAGTGGAACATTAAAAAAAGGTGATCAGATATTATTGGCTGTTCCTGAAAGCGCTCGTTTTTCCTATGTGTTTACATGGTTAACGGTTTGCTAG
- a CDS encoding DUF1702 family protein: protein MNAENRVAEKMQILQELFQSTKAFVEQTTDLSDVIKFLTQHKNSEFVSIAYEAVAMVLALNDLEQGKTLDTWQVFLEKYAQEHAVQVHIGLGWACGQQRLNPSLWINMTTPLLGWRIWDGYGYYDGFFRKRKVLQEAYPPNILEEELQVYWQGAGRSFWYTCKGNREKLQKISSKIPLNYQASFWRGIGIASAYVGGLRSEDCQQLWQLAATYQAQLKAGAALAIKSRVAANTVVEDTEILAREWFNLPILKIIDLLNNNAIDSTVANAAWYHTWIMQLDEVFKS from the coding sequence ATGAATGCAGAAAATAGGGTTGCTGAAAAAATGCAAATCTTACAGGAGCTTTTTCAATCAACAAAAGCTTTTGTTGAGCAAACAACGGATTTGTCAGATGTGATCAAATTCCTTACTCAGCACAAAAACTCAGAATTTGTTTCCATAGCTTACGAGGCGGTAGCAATGGTTCTGGCATTAAACGATTTAGAGCAAGGAAAAACGCTGGATACTTGGCAAGTTTTTTTAGAAAAATATGCACAAGAGCATGCAGTTCAAGTGCACATTGGTTTAGGTTGGGCTTGTGGACAGCAGCGTTTGAATCCCTCTCTTTGGATTAATATGACTACACCTTTACTGGGATGGCGAATTTGGGATGGCTATGGGTACTATGATGGTTTTTTTAGAAAACGAAAAGTATTACAAGAAGCCTATCCCCCTAATATTTTAGAAGAAGAACTACAAGTATATTGGCAAGGAGCTGGGCGCAGCTTTTGGTATACATGCAAAGGAAATAGAGAAAAACTACAAAAAATAAGTTCAAAAATTCCTCTTAATTATCAAGCTAGTTTTTGGCGAGGAATAGGTATTGCGTCAGCTTATGTCGGTGGTCTTCGGAGCGAAGATTGTCAGCAATTATGGCAATTGGCAGCTACTTATCAAGCCCAATTAAAAGCAGGTGCAGCTTTGGCTATCAAATCTAGGGTAGCTGCTAATACAGTAGTTGAAGATACAGAAATATTGGCGCGAGAATGGTTCAATTTACCTATTTTAAAAATAATAGACTTACTGAACAACAATGCAATAGATTCAACTGTTGCGAATGCAGCGTGGTACCATACTTGGATTATGCAGTTAGATGAAGTGTTCAAATCTTGA
- a CDS encoding FAD-dependent monooxygenase yields the protein MNNQYDVVILGGGLAGLTLALQLKQEEPQIRIAVLEMRKKEAPNSAHKVGESTVELGTYYLREVLGLKDYLDEYQLPKIGLRFYFSPQIKEQIDQRVELGAKGTLPVPSHQIDRGIFENELTKRLLNMGVDVILGARIKAVDLNEIEGHTVTYSKEGQNYEVTGRWVSDATGRVGLLKRKLGFEKPLEHNINAVWFRVKGEVDVNDWSNNEQWANKLPKGLRRLGTIHFMGTGYWVWLIPLVSGNTSVGIVADPRFHDFSEFNKLDKAMEWLQKNEPLCAQKLESYREDVIDFRILKHYSHHSGRFYSTEKWGVVGEAGAFLDPFYSPGTDFISIGNTWMSDLILRDYRGEDVASRSIIYERVHAAFFDSWVPIYNQQYELFGNTQVMVSKVLWDWGVYWGIPTLLFTNKGYINLEVLRALFTSRNSLGTRLGKLNSQLQQFFRQWAVCSNEPYINFFIDFFDIPFLKKMHLDLEIQHSVEGLIAQCKENLEILEQMAAEIYRRVLAEQKGTPQNMKINPYKASLELSKEELLAQAEEKGAIDTAAYIAKDLEMMWLKEKLAV from the coding sequence ATGAATAACCAATATGATGTTGTAATATTAGGAGGAGGATTGGCTGGTTTAACATTGGCCTTGCAGTTAAAGCAAGAAGAACCTCAGATTCGTATAGCTGTGCTTGAGATGCGAAAAAAGGAAGCCCCTAATTCGGCTCATAAAGTGGGAGAGTCTACGGTAGAACTAGGTACCTATTACTTAAGAGAAGTGTTAGGACTGAAGGATTATTTAGACGAATACCAATTGCCAAAGATTGGGTTGAGGTTTTATTTTTCCCCACAAATCAAAGAACAAATTGACCAACGTGTAGAGTTAGGAGCTAAAGGTACGTTACCAGTACCTAGCCACCAAATTGATCGAGGTATTTTTGAAAATGAACTCACCAAACGTCTACTAAATATGGGGGTAGATGTAATCTTGGGAGCAAGAATCAAAGCCGTAGATTTGAACGAAATAGAAGGACATACAGTAACCTATTCCAAAGAAGGTCAAAATTACGAAGTGACTGGTCGATGGGTCTCTGATGCTACAGGGAGAGTTGGTTTATTGAAACGAAAACTAGGTTTTGAAAAACCGTTAGAGCATAACATCAATGCTGTTTGGTTTCGAGTAAAAGGAGAAGTTGATGTAAATGATTGGTCTAATAATGAGCAATGGGCAAATAAATTGCCAAAAGGTTTGAGGCGTTTGGGGACGATTCATTTTATGGGAACTGGCTATTGGGTTTGGTTAATTCCATTGGTATCTGGTAATACAAGTGTGGGAATTGTTGCCGATCCTAGATTTCATGATTTCTCAGAATTTAATAAGTTGGATAAGGCAATGGAGTGGTTACAGAAAAATGAACCACTGTGTGCTCAAAAATTGGAATCGTACCGAGAAGATGTAATTGATTTTAGAATATTGAAGCATTACTCGCATCATTCAGGACGTTTCTACTCTACAGAAAAATGGGGAGTGGTAGGAGAAGCAGGGGCATTCTTAGATCCATTTTATTCTCCTGGAACGGATTTTATTTCTATTGGAAATACTTGGATGTCGGATTTGATTTTAAGAGATTATCGAGGGGAGGATGTTGCTTCTCGATCTATTATTTACGAACGTGTGCATGCCGCATTTTTTGATAGTTGGGTGCCTATTTATAATCAACAATATGAGTTGTTTGGCAATACGCAAGTAATGGTCAGTAAAGTATTGTGGGACTGGGGAGTATATTGGGGAATCCCAACACTCTTGTTTACAAATAAAGGTTATATCAACTTGGAAGTACTACGAGCTTTGTTTACGAGTCGAAATTCCTTGGGGACTCGTTTAGGGAAATTAAATAGTCAACTTCAGCAGTTTTTTAGACAATGGGCGGTGTGTAGCAACGAACCTTACATCAATTTTTTTATTGATTTCTTTGATATTCCATTCTTGAAAAAAATGCACCTAGATTTAGAAATACAGCATTCTGTAGAAGGCTTGATTGCGCAGTGCAAAGAGAATTTAGAAATTCTAGAGCAAATGGCAGCAGAAATCTATCGAAGAGTATTGGCAGAGCAGAAAGGCACGCCTCAAAATATGAAAATTAATCCTTATAAGGCTTCTTTGGAATTGTCAAAAGAAGAATTGCTGGCGCAAGCAGAAGAAAAGGGGGCTATAGATACAGCAGCTTACATTGCCAAAGATTTAGAAATGATGTGGTTGAAAGAAAAATTAGCAGTTTGA